In Numenius arquata chromosome 17, bNumArq3.hap1.1, whole genome shotgun sequence, a genomic segment contains:
- the NAT9 gene encoding alpha/beta-tubulin-N-acetyltransferase 9: protein MKINQNTVLQGQRVTLVPYTSAHVPRYHEWMQSEELQRLTASEPLSLEQEYEMQRSWRDDADKCTFIVLDTQRWSGQACADEDCMVGDVNLFLTDAEDPTLGEIEIMIAEPSYRGRGFGKEATLMMMSYGVRNLGITKFEAKIGQENEASICMFKKLHFKEVAVNSVFQEVTLRLDVSDQERRWLLEQTNHVEEKSYVEPKLPAGVPET, encoded by the exons ATGAAGATTAACCAGAACACTGTGCTGCAAGGACAGAGGGTGACCCTGGTGCCATACACATCTGCACACGTGCCTCG GTACCATGAGTGGATGCAGTCGGAGGAGCTGCAGCGCCTCACCGCCTCGGAACCACTCAGCCTGGAGCAGGAGTATGAGATGCAGCGCAGCTGGCGGGACGACGCAGACA agtGCACCTTCATTGTGCTGGACACGCAGCGGTGGTCTGGGCAGGCGTGTGCGGATGAGGACTGCATGGTGGGGGACGTCAATCTCTTCCTCACCGACGCTGAGGATCCGACTTTGGGCGAGATTGAAATTATGATCGCAG AGCCCAGCTACCGAGGCAGAGGGTTTGGCAAGGAGGCAACTCTGATGATGATGTCCTATG GAGTGAGAAACCTGGGGATCACCAAATTTGAGGCTAAGATTGGTCAGGAAAATGAAGCCAGTATCTGCATGTtcaaaaagcttcattttaaggAG GTTGCTGTGAACAGCGTTTTCCAAGAGGTGACGCTGAGGCTGGATGTTAGTGACCAGGAGAGACGGTGGCTCCTGGAACAGACAAATCACGTGGAAGAGAAGAGCTATGTTGAACCgaagctgccagctggggtgcCGGAGACCTGA